ATGAGCGAGCTCGTCATTTGCTGAAGGATTGGAGCCAAGGCAGCGCGGGTGCCAGTGTTGCCGCCTGCAGCTCGGGCGTGGAAGCCCCCTGCGGCAGCGCCAGCCCGACACGGTTGTGCCAGTAGGTGCGCAGCCCAACCGCCGATGTGCCGAACATGTCATAGCCCGAACCGGCGGCAAAGGCTGCGGCTTCTGCCTTCACACCCAGCCGATCGAGCGCCATGCGGTACGGGCGCGGATCGGGCTTGTAGAAGCCGGCCTCCTCCGAAGTGACGACCACGTCCCAATCGATGCCCAGCCGCGCCGCCGCGCGATGGCCGAGCCGCTTCGAGCAGTTGGTGACCACGGCGAGCTTGCAGTGGGGCTTCAGCGCCAGCAACAGTTCGCGAGCGCCGTCCCACACGGGCAGCGTGTCCCATTGCGCTTCGAGCGCGTCGGGTGCGGAGTCGGCCATGCCGGTGTGGCGCGCGGCGTCTTTCACCAGCTGCTCATAGGGCACATAGGCGCCGCAGCCATAGGTGAGCCGCAGGTATTCGGCGCGCCAGGCGCGGCCTTTCTCTTCGGAACCTGCGGCGGTGTTCCAGACGGTCCAGGAATCGAGCAGCGCAGTGAGCAGGTCGAAAAGCACGGCGCGTGGATAGGCGTTTTGGGGTTGCATGGGCACCGACTGTACGTTTCAAGGCCATGCTTGTGCTTCAATGCATGGTCATCAATCGTTAAGCATAAGTTAATGATCCAGATCGAAGACATGCAGCTCGCGGCCGCCCTGCTGCGCGAACCTTCACTGAGCGCCGCGGCGCGCGCGCTCGACGTCACGCCGCCCGCGCTG
This is a stretch of genomic DNA from Variovorax paradoxus. It encodes these proteins:
- a CDS encoding HAD family hydrolase, with translation MQPQNAYPRAVLFDLLTALLDSWTVWNTAAGSEEKGRAWRAEYLRLTYGCGAYVPYEQLVKDAARHTGMADSAPDALEAQWDTLPVWDGARELLLALKPHCKLAVVTNCSKRLGHRAAARLGIDWDVVVTSEEAGFYKPDPRPYRMALDRLGVKAEAAAFAAGSGYDMFGTSAVGLRTYWHNRVGLALPQGASTPELQAATLAPALPWLQSFSK